One part of the Chryseobacterium sp. 7 genome encodes these proteins:
- a CDS encoding TonB-dependent receptor plug domain-containing protein, whose translation MNFKFISTCIILLSLLLSTVSLKAQQTFQDFEKEKTYIQTNHVFYKPGEGMYFKIYVVKGNNNLPAEDSKVVNFEIIDPAGSTVRKLKYEITNGYAQGYFYFDSDMKGGIYKIRTFTNWMQNEEGKNAFEKEITLQKIVSPRILMKLDFPKKGYGPGDEVSADFSMRSLSNLPIPFYEADYTVMHNGETISEGKFITDKEGKKLLTFKLPDALKSSDALLNIKVNFDGFTESISRNIPIVLNNLDVKFLPEGGTFINGIEQNIAFKILDEFEKPVDAVLAVYNQNHEKIKEISAYNFGMGSFRFTPEKGETYYAKVLKPENIAQTFNFPAAKDEGVVLNVQSGNKKLAFTIISTREKSITLKGSFRGKELYNKVILLKNGTNSLEVEEKDFPVGICRFTILENNIPLAERVVFTNKKNQLNIKVTPVKKHYQPREKVILNIETTDENSKPIPANLGLSVVDDKLWTYADDKQNHLISWLLMDSELKGKIEKPQFYFDKKEEKADKSLDLVMLTNGYRYFELIPEVLKTNKYKYLPEKKNTIYGVVEDEHRKAVKADVFLVGTNDKKILKQTVAENGKFYFSDLDAGNYYKIIAKSYQPKQKLNIRILSYDLDINPLEKQKLSNIDVEEIVKEAEKKEETKENRNNTSQINRPGRSKTDTISKNKSIEEVVVIGYSSMSKDKNTMASTTITSSLETQNPNITSLLSGKVAGLTVTSSGVPGAGTPINIRGAASIANKAPLLIVDGVPVENFNTIINPNDINSITVLKDAAATTIYGSRASNGVVIITSYKNGGSQIKWDITPKSYIAVESLPSGRLVSYAAGREFAYPEYETTNTSYRFDYREALYWNPVVETDKNGKAKVEFYNSDANSTFRVMTEGISATGLLGRDETTYAAQSLISIDAKIPQYLTRTDQMTIPVVIKNNSSEIRTMTMDVIVPNHVKLVSSDSIITLKPLESGRLFVKIQTDEVINSDIQFSVRSGDFRETMILPFKVEEKGFPHRFSIINNRTEDLKINIPEYINGSLYSSYYVFENTALKLFEDLEQLKREPHGCFEQLSSTVYPNIFILDYLKSKKKIDAATENQIVKNLKRGFQKMLSYKNKDGGFGYFSSEESDVALSAFALLEFTDLKKYVNPDVKIIQGLSSFILSRKSGNGLFEVRRPYESKKTYSEYSWSRNMYVVYALSKLGFKNEIEDTFQVTLKRALATKDTYQLALLANAASNLGKQQEYDDLMKILDIQYETKKVKSEVTFTGSWGISADAETLSLYIMALQKDEKLNQLKIAETADQLIGFNGYFGFGSTQATTLAVQALSDFFSKNEKLYGTEKPIIKINQAQTSTMMSLSSAFKVGENKISVRYPTQKGLPYKLEYQYYTLQAPESKDIPVTMETKLKSGISKVGETNRMTVIIKNKINGQLPMTIAKIGIPAGLTLQNALLKDLIDKKQVSYYEIFDNYLVLYWEHFNAEETKTINLDLKVEFAGTYTGKSSNVYLYYMPEAQYWNQGITTIIEP comes from the coding sequence ATGAATTTCAAATTTATTTCAACCTGTATCATCCTGCTGAGCTTATTGTTATCAACGGTTTCTTTGAAAGCCCAGCAAACATTTCAGGACTTTGAGAAAGAGAAAACCTATATTCAGACTAACCATGTTTTTTATAAGCCTGGTGAAGGAATGTATTTTAAAATATACGTGGTAAAAGGCAATAATAACCTTCCGGCAGAAGACAGTAAAGTGGTTAATTTTGAAATCATAGATCCGGCAGGAAGCACCGTAAGAAAATTGAAATATGAAATTACCAATGGATATGCTCAGGGATATTTCTATTTTGACAGTGATATGAAGGGTGGAATTTATAAAATCCGGACTTTTACGAACTGGATGCAAAATGAAGAAGGAAAAAATGCTTTCGAAAAAGAAATTACTCTTCAGAAAATTGTATCACCCAGAATTTTAATGAAGCTGGATTTTCCTAAAAAAGGATATGGCCCGGGCGATGAGGTGAGCGCTGATTTTTCAATGCGAAGCCTCAGCAATCTTCCCATTCCTTTTTATGAAGCAGATTATACTGTAATGCACAACGGAGAAACCATTTCAGAAGGAAAATTTATTACTGATAAAGAAGGAAAAAAACTCTTGACTTTTAAACTTCCTGATGCTTTGAAATCCTCCGATGCCCTTTTAAATATCAAAGTGAATTTTGACGGATTTACCGAATCTATTTCCAGAAATATCCCCATTGTTCTGAATAATCTGGATGTGAAATTTTTACCAGAAGGAGGAACTTTTATCAACGGAATAGAACAGAATATCGCGTTTAAAATTTTGGATGAATTTGAAAAACCTGTGGATGCTGTTTTGGCTGTATACAATCAAAATCATGAAAAGATAAAAGAAATTTCAGCCTATAATTTCGGGATGGGAAGCTTCCGGTTTACCCCTGAAAAAGGAGAAACCTATTATGCAAAAGTGCTGAAACCGGAGAATATAGCTCAGACTTTTAATTTTCCGGCCGCAAAAGATGAAGGAGTGGTTTTAAATGTTCAGAGTGGAAACAAAAAACTGGCTTTTACTATCATTTCAACACGGGAAAAATCAATTACCCTGAAAGGAAGTTTCAGAGGAAAAGAACTGTACAACAAAGTTATTTTACTGAAAAACGGTACGAATTCTCTGGAAGTTGAGGAGAAAGATTTTCCTGTAGGCATTTGCAGATTCACAATTCTGGAAAATAATATTCCATTGGCAGAACGTGTGGTTTTCACCAATAAAAAGAATCAGCTCAATATAAAAGTTACTCCTGTAAAAAAACATTACCAGCCAAGAGAAAAAGTAATTCTGAATATTGAAACTACCGATGAAAATAGTAAACCCATTCCGGCAAATCTGGGACTAAGTGTGGTGGATGACAAACTTTGGACGTACGCAGATGACAAGCAGAACCATCTCATCTCATGGCTCCTGATGGACTCTGAGCTGAAAGGTAAAATTGAAAAGCCTCAATTTTATTTCGATAAAAAAGAAGAAAAAGCAGATAAAAGCTTGGATCTTGTAATGCTGACCAACGGTTACAGATACTTTGAACTGATCCCGGAAGTTCTGAAAACTAACAAATACAAATACCTTCCCGAAAAGAAAAATACCATTTATGGTGTAGTGGAAGATGAGCACAGGAAAGCAGTGAAAGCAGACGTTTTTCTTGTAGGTACCAATGATAAAAAGATCCTGAAACAGACTGTTGCCGAAAACGGGAAGTTTTATTTTTCAGATTTAGATGCAGGAAATTATTACAAAATTATTGCAAAATCTTATCAGCCTAAACAAAAACTGAACATCAGAATTTTATCTTATGATCTTGATATTAATCCTTTAGAAAAACAAAAGTTGTCCAATATAGATGTAGAAGAAATAGTAAAAGAAGCCGAAAAAAAGGAAGAAACAAAAGAAAACAGAAACAATACCAGCCAGATAAACCGTCCGGGAAGATCAAAAACTGATACAATCAGTAAAAATAAGAGTATTGAAGAAGTAGTTGTAATAGGCTATAGTTCAATGAGTAAGGATAAGAATACGATGGCCTCTACCACCATAACATCTTCTTTAGAAACTCAAAACCCCAATATAACTTCTCTGCTAAGCGGGAAAGTGGCAGGATTAACGGTAACTTCTTCTGGAGTTCCCGGAGCAGGAACTCCAATTAATATCAGAGGTGCTGCTTCTATTGCCAATAAAGCTCCATTATTAATTGTAGATGGAGTTCCTGTAGAAAATTTTAATACCATTATCAACCCGAATGATATCAACAGCATTACCGTTCTGAAGGATGCTGCTGCTACCACCATCTATGGAAGCAGAGCCTCAAATGGAGTGGTTATTATTACTTCCTATAAAAATGGCGGCTCACAAATCAAATGGGATATCACTCCAAAATCGTATATTGCTGTAGAAAGTTTACCATCCGGAAGATTGGTATCATATGCTGCTGGAAGAGAATTTGCCTATCCGGAATATGAAACCACCAATACTTCCTACCGTTTTGATTACAGGGAAGCACTTTACTGGAATCCAGTTGTAGAAACCGATAAAAACGGAAAAGCTAAGGTGGAGTTTTATAATTCAGATGCCAATTCCACCTTTAGAGTAATGACAGAAGGTATTTCTGCAACCGGACTTTTAGGAAGAGATGAAACCACCTATGCTGCACAGAGTCTTATTTCTATTGATGCTAAAATTCCGCAGTACCTGACAAGAACCGATCAGATGACAATTCCTGTAGTCATTAAAAATAATTCTTCCGAAATCCGTACAATGACCATGGATGTGATTGTTCCTAATCATGTAAAACTAGTCAGTTCTGACAGTATTATTACTTTAAAACCACTAGAATCAGGAAGGCTGTTTGTCAAAATTCAGACCGATGAGGTTATCAATTCTGATATCCAGTTTTCTGTCAGATCAGGAGATTTCAGAGAAACCATGATTCTTCCGTTTAAAGTAGAAGAGAAGGGATTCCCACACCGTTTTTCTATCATTAATAATAGAACAGAAGATCTTAAAATCAATATCCCGGAATATATCAACGGAAGCCTGTATTCATCCTATTATGTATTTGAAAACACAGCTTTGAAACTATTTGAAGACCTGGAGCAGCTGAAAAGAGAGCCTCACGGATGCTTTGAGCAGCTTTCCTCAACAGTATATCCGAATATTTTTATCCTGGATTATTTAAAATCAAAAAAGAAAATTGATGCAGCAACAGAAAATCAGATAGTTAAAAACCTGAAAAGAGGCTTCCAGAAAATGCTGAGCTATAAAAATAAAGACGGAGGTTTCGGATATTTCAGTTCCGAAGAATCAGATGTTGCACTTTCCGCATTTGCATTATTAGAGTTTACAGATTTAAAAAAATATGTAAATCCGGATGTGAAGATTATTCAGGGACTTTCCTCATTTATTTTATCCAGAAAAAGTGGAAATGGGTTATTTGAAGTGAGAAGACCCTATGAATCCAAAAAAACATACTCCGAATATTCATGGTCGAGAAATATGTACGTTGTATATGCTTTATCCAAATTAGGTTTCAAAAATGAAATTGAAGATACCTTTCAGGTAACGCTGAAAAGAGCTCTGGCTACAAAAGATACCTATCAGCTGGCTTTGCTTGCCAACGCAGCTTCCAATCTAGGAAAACAGCAGGAATATGACGATCTGATGAAAATTCTGGACATACAATATGAAACGAAGAAAGTAAAATCTGAAGTTACTTTTACAGGCTCATGGGGAATATCTGCGGATGCGGAAACGCTTTCATTATATATTATGGCACTTCAGAAAGATGAAAAACTAAACCAGCTGAAAATTGCAGAAACTGCAGACCAGCTTATTGGTTTTAACGGCTATTTTGGATTCGGTTCTACTCAGGCAACAACACTAGCAGTACAGGCGCTGTCAGATTTCTTTTCCAAAAATGAGAAGCTGTATGGAACTGAAAAGCCGATTATCAAAATTAACCAGGCACAGACTTCAACGATGATGAGCCTTTCGTCCGCGTTTAAAGTTGGAGAAAATAAAATTAGTGTTCGTTATCCCACTCAAAAAGGATTGCCTTACAAACTGGAATACCAATATTACACCTTACAGGCTCCGGAAAGCAAAGATATTCCGGTTACCATGGAAACAAAACTAAAGTCCGGAATCTCAAAAGTAGGGGAGACCAATAGAATGACCGTTATCATTAAAAACAAAATAAACGGCCAGCTGCCAATGACAATAGCGAAAATAGGTATTCCGGCAGGACTTACCCTTCAGAATGCTCTGCTGAAAGATTTGATTGATAAGAAACAAGTCTCTTACTATGAAATTTTCGACAATTATCTGGTATTGTACTGGGAACATTTCAATGCAGAGGAAACAAAAACCATCAATCTTGATCTTAAAGTAGAATTTGCAGGAACCTATACCGGAAAATCCAGCAATGTATATCTGTACTATATGCCGGAAGCCCAATACTGGAACCAGGGAATCACTACGATAATAGAACCTTAG
- a CDS encoding vWA domain-containing protein → MKKIVITMLGLAALTSCKTQKNTETSGEPKTYNIRKDKDQDGIPNKLDKCPDIAGPVENDGCPWPESDGDGVIDKDDACPTVPGPPENNGCPWPDTDGDGILDKDDACPTVPGMPEYNGCPKPKSVTAMEVSSSRSERFYESARVYNHQVGEKNVEKTAKKANQDIDYNNEEYAALVENAFELTSSQPLSTFSIDVDNASYSNVRRMINYGNKVDKNSVRVEEMVNYFKYDYPQPETGNPFSINTEYGNSPWNPKHKLLKIGLQGKNIPMDKLPASNIVFLIDVSGSMSEENKLPLLKSSLKVLLKQLRPKDKVGIVVYAGNAGMVLPSTSAGEKDKIIKALDNLQVGGSTAGGAGIELAYKLAKENFIKGGNNRVVLATDGDFNVGASSTTDIEKLITEKRKTGIFLTCLGYGMGNYKDNKMEILADKGNGNYAYIDNMQEANKFLGKEFAGNIYTIAKDVKIQIEFNPKFVKSYRLIGYENRKLRNEDFINDKIDAGELGSGHTVTALYEIIPVNVESEFTPKATKLKYSETSGTTNFGNELGTVKFRYKKPDGDKSVEISKVIKKESTSSISPDFKFASSVAWFGLVLRNSELITKKDLSDIENLAKQGKNKDEEGYRSEFIRLIESYKTIQK, encoded by the coding sequence ATGAAAAAAATTGTAATAACCATGTTAGGGCTTGCCGCATTGACAAGCTGTAAAACTCAAAAAAATACTGAAACATCCGGTGAACCAAAGACTTACAATATTCGTAAAGATAAGGATCAGGATGGCATTCCTAATAAGCTGGATAAGTGTCCTGATATTGCCGGACCTGTAGAAAATGACGGATGTCCTTGGCCAGAGTCGGACGGAGACGGTGTTATTGATAAAGACGATGCATGTCCTACAGTACCCGGACCACCTGAAAATAACGGCTGTCCATGGCCAGATACAGATGGTGATGGTATTTTGGATAAAGATGATGCCTGTCCTACAGTTCCGGGAATGCCGGAGTATAATGGCTGTCCGAAACCAAAATCAGTGACTGCAATGGAAGTGTCAAGTAGCAGATCAGAGAGATTCTATGAATCAGCAAGGGTTTACAACCATCAGGTTGGAGAAAAAAATGTTGAAAAGACTGCAAAAAAAGCCAATCAGGATATTGATTATAACAATGAAGAATATGCAGCGTTAGTTGAAAATGCATTTGAGCTGACAAGCAGTCAGCCTCTTTCTACCTTCTCTATTGATGTAGACAATGCATCCTATTCCAATGTCAGAAGAATGATTAATTATGGAAATAAAGTTGATAAAAATTCAGTGAGGGTAGAGGAGATGGTCAATTATTTTAAATACGATTATCCCCAGCCTGAAACGGGTAATCCTTTCTCGATTAATACTGAATATGGTAATTCTCCATGGAATCCTAAGCATAAGTTACTTAAAATAGGGCTTCAGGGAAAAAATATTCCAATGGATAAACTACCAGCCTCCAATATTGTTTTTCTTATTGATGTGTCTGGTTCAATGAGTGAGGAAAATAAGCTGCCGCTGCTGAAGTCTTCTCTTAAAGTTTTACTGAAACAGCTCAGACCTAAAGATAAAGTAGGAATCGTAGTATATGCAGGAAATGCAGGAATGGTTCTTCCTTCTACATCAGCAGGAGAAAAAGACAAAATTATTAAGGCGTTAGATAATCTTCAGGTTGGAGGAAGCACTGCAGGAGGAGCAGGAATTGAATTGGCTTACAAACTGGCAAAGGAAAACTTTATCAAAGGAGGAAATAACAGAGTTGTTCTGGCAACAGATGGCGACTTTAATGTAGGAGCTTCTTCCACTACCGATATCGAAAAACTGATTACAGAAAAAAGGAAAACAGGGATTTTCCTTACCTGTCTTGGCTACGGAATGGGCAATTATAAAGATAATAAAATGGAAATCCTTGCCGATAAAGGAAACGGAAATTACGCCTATATCGATAATATGCAGGAAGCCAATAAATTTTTGGGAAAAGAATTTGCAGGAAATATTTATACCATTGCTAAAGATGTGAAAATCCAGATTGAATTTAATCCTAAGTTTGTAAAATCTTACCGTTTAATAGGCTATGAAAACAGAAAACTAAGAAATGAAGATTTTATCAATGATAAAATTGATGCAGGAGAGTTGGGAAGCGGCCATACAGTTACAGCTTTGTATGAAATTATTCCGGTCAATGTAGAGTCAGAATTCACTCCAAAAGCAACAAAATTAAAATACTCTGAAACTTCAGGAACAACAAATTTTGGAAACGAACTGGGAACTGTAAAATTCCGGTACAAAAAGCCTGACGGAGACAAAAGTGTGGAAATCAGTAAAGTGATTAAAAAAGAAAGCACCTCTTCCATAAGTCCGGATTTTAAATTTGCTTCTTCCGTGGCGTGGTTCGGTTTGGTACTCAGAAACTCAGAACTGATTACAAAAAAAGATCTTTCAGATATTGAAAACCTGGCTAAACAAGGAAAAAATAAAGATGAAGAAGGCTACCGATCAGAATTTATAAGGCTGATAGAGAGCTATAAAACAATTCAAAAATAA
- a CDS encoding vWA domain-containing protein: MENNHIDQQFNEASKLSEEPTVFPGFEKVWGKIEEKLDTKEEKKRMIPLWLPYGIAASLVIGMGAFYFMNKKESAEPLKPVIAENTTSRGPINKSDIAKIESTIKENIRKEELPVTVPNPIAYQSPPIVIMEPYKPYPTCSLPRPVEAPDRITASLPQIYNDTLQTKQIEEVVVMGYSKVVKRKEMTVSSTVTSSVSNLPQPAVYSSLQGTAQGIQINGSGNQGTNIAPGYINIKNQLVIRGAASIKQENKALYVVNGMMTNDEDFRKLDPNKIESINVLKGNSATAIYGSKAANGVIVVTTKDLSRRERKKLKKLQEEISKQQQITPATQNNESYDAFVENPFELTRNQPLSTFSIDVDNASYSNVRRMINNGRVVDKNAVRIEEMVNYFKYDYPQPENGDPFSINTEYSDAPWNPKHKLLKIGLQGKNIPMDKLPASNLVFLIDVSGSMSDENKLPLLKSSFKVLLNQLRPQDKVGIVVYAGSAGMVLPPTSAGEKNKIIEALDHLQAGGSTAGGAGIQLAYKLAEENFVKNGNNRVIIATDGDFNVGTSSTSDLKTLIEDKRKSGVFLTCLGFGMGNYKDNTLETLADKGNGNYAYIDNMQEANKFLGKEFAGSMYAIAKDVKIQIEFNPEYVKSYRLIGYENRKLKNEDFTNDKIDAGELGSGHTVTALYEVIPADVNSDFAPKESDLKYTQKASSKGFGNELATIKFRYKKPDGDISREITQVVKNTDNRISSASPDFKFASSVAWFGLVLRNSELITKKDLSDIENLAKEGKNKDEEGYRSEFIRLIESYKTVQK, translated from the coding sequence ATGGAAAATAATCATATAGATCAACAATTCAATGAAGCGTCTAAGCTTTCAGAAGAACCAACAGTTTTTCCTGGTTTTGAAAAAGTTTGGGGGAAAATTGAAGAAAAATTAGATACAAAAGAAGAGAAAAAGAGAATGATTCCTCTTTGGCTGCCATATGGTATTGCTGCGAGTCTGGTGATTGGCATGGGAGCATTTTATTTTATGAATAAAAAAGAATCTGCTGAACCTTTAAAGCCTGTGATAGCAGAAAATACAACATCAAGGGGCCCAATTAACAAATCTGATATTGCAAAAATAGAAAGTACCATAAAAGAAAATATCAGAAAAGAAGAACTGCCTGTAACTGTTCCTAATCCTATAGCATATCAGTCTCCGCCTATTGTAATAATGGAACCTTATAAGCCTTATCCTACTTGCAGCTTACCACGGCCAGTTGAAGCTCCTGATAGAATAACAGCATCTTTACCTCAAATTTATAATGATACCTTACAAACAAAACAGATTGAAGAGGTTGTAGTAATGGGGTATTCAAAAGTGGTTAAAAGAAAGGAAATGACAGTATCCAGTACCGTTACAAGTTCTGTCAGTAACCTGCCCCAGCCTGCGGTTTATTCTTCCTTGCAGGGGACTGCACAGGGAATTCAAATCAATGGATCAGGGAATCAAGGGACTAATATCGCTCCGGGATATATTAATATTAAGAATCAGTTGGTGATCAGAGGAGCGGCTTCTATAAAACAGGAAAACAAAGCTCTATATGTTGTGAACGGAATGATGACAAATGACGAAGATTTCAGAAAATTAGACCCTAACAAAATTGAAAGCATTAATGTTCTGAAAGGAAATTCTGCGACCGCAATTTATGGAAGTAAGGCAGCAAATGGAGTTATTGTAGTGACTACCAAAGATCTTTCCAGAAGAGAAAGAAAAAAACTTAAGAAGCTTCAGGAGGAAATCAGTAAACAGCAGCAGATTACCCCGGCTACTCAAAATAATGAAAGCTATGATGCTTTTGTTGAAAATCCTTTTGAGTTAACCCGAAACCAGCCTTTATCTACCTTTTCTATAGATGTTGATAATGCCTCTTATTCCAACGTAAGAAGAATGATCAATAATGGGCGGGTCGTTGATAAGAATGCTGTGAGAATCGAAGAAATGGTTAATTATTTTAAATATGATTACCCTCAGCCTGAAAACGGAGATCCTTTTTCCATCAATACAGAATACAGCGACGCCCCATGGAATCCTAAGCATAAGTTACTTAAAATAGGGCTTCAGGGAAAAAATATTCCAATGGATAAATTACCTGCTTCCAATCTGGTGTTCCTTATTGATGTTTCAGGTTCAATGAGTGATGAAAATAAATTACCATTATTGAAATCTTCCTTTAAAGTTTTGCTGAATCAGCTCAGACCACAAGATAAAGTGGGAATTGTAGTCTATGCCGGAAGTGCGGGAATGGTTTTGCCACCTACATCAGCAGGAGAGAAGAATAAAATTATTGAAGCATTAGATCATCTTCAGGCCGGAGGAAGTACAGCTGGTGGAGCAGGTATTCAATTGGCCTATAAGCTGGCAGAGGAGAATTTCGTGAAGAATGGTAATAACCGTGTTATTATTGCAACAGACGGAGATTTCAATGTAGGAACGTCTTCTACCTCGGATCTTAAAACGTTGATTGAGGACAAAAGAAAGTCCGGAGTTTTTCTTACCTGCCTGGGTTTTGGAATGGGTAATTATAAAGACAATACCCTGGAAACCCTTGCCGATAAAGGAAATGGAAATTATGCCTATATTGATAATATGCAGGAAGCTAATAAGTTTTTGGGGAAAGAATTTGCGGGAAGTATGTATGCCATTGCCAAAGATGTAAAAATTCAGATTGAATTTAATCCTGAATATGTAAAATCATACCGTTTGATTGGTTACGAGAACAGAAAACTGAAAAATGAGGACTTTACAAACGATAAGATAGATGCCGGAGAACTGGGAAGCGGGCATACCGTTACTGCTTTGTATGAAGTGATCCCTGCAGATGTAAACTCGGACTTTGCTCCTAAAGAAAGTGATTTGAAATATACCCAAAAAGCTTCTTCGAAGGGATTTGGAAATGAGCTGGCAACCATAAAATTCAGATATAAAAAGCCTGACGGAGATATCAGCCGGGAAATAACCCAGGTCGTTAAAAATACTGATAACAGAATATCTTCAGCAAGTCCGGATTTTAAATTTGCTTCTTCCGTGGCGTGGTTTGGTTTGGTTCTCAGAAATTCAGAACTGATTACGAAGAAAGACCTTTCCGATATTGAGAATCTCGCAAAAGAAGGAAAAAATAAAGATGAAGAAGGCTACCGATCAGAATTTATAAGACTGATAGAGAGCTATAAAACAGTTCAGAAGTGA
- a CDS encoding RNA polymerase sigma factor has product MEQELLLECQRSNRNAQRKVYEKMAGRLYAVCRRYLKNDEDIEEVLADTFYKIFTKINQLQNADTFEAWARKIAVNECLQKLRTNKGLFISLEENFIDHSAGTTENLSLEKDILSLLNFLPEGCRAIFNLFAIEGYPHKEIAAMLSISEGTSKSQLNFARKKLQELLVNQNI; this is encoded by the coding sequence ATGGAACAAGAATTATTATTGGAATGCCAGCGCAGCAACCGCAATGCCCAGCGGAAAGTTTACGAGAAAATGGCGGGCAGGCTTTACGCAGTCTGCAGACGCTATTTGAAAAACGATGAAGACATAGAAGAAGTATTAGCCGATACATTCTACAAAATCTTTACGAAAATTAACCAGCTTCAGAATGCTGATACTTTTGAAGCATGGGCGAGAAAAATTGCGGTAAACGAATGCCTGCAGAAATTAAGAACCAATAAAGGACTGTTTATTTCCTTGGAAGAAAACTTCATTGATCATTCTGCAGGAACTACAGAAAACCTTTCCCTGGAAAAAGACATTCTGAGTTTACTGAATTTTCTACCGGAAGGCTGCAGAGCCATCTTTAATCTTTTCGCTATTGAAGGGTATCCTCATAAGGAGATTGCAGCCATGCTTTCCATTAGTGAAGGTACTTCAAAATCTCAGCTCAATTTTGCAAGAAAAAAGCTACAGGAACTTCTCGTTAATCAAAACATTTAA
- a CDS encoding aminopeptidase C gives MKNAKIASLLFVLSAGSMMFAQDDLINKLKNNQSQNANFQFTTLKDVGATSVKNQGSSGTCWSYSGNSFLESEMQRMGKKPVDLAEIFTARNSYHDKAKLYVLNNGAISWGDGGELHDVINMYKKYGAVPQDVYTGLKSGQTTNNFKEMQEKLKPVLDSLVQASSKGKLTDNWMDSVDAILDEYLGKVPANFTYEGKNYTPKTFAKEVVGINPEDYVELSSYKDYPYFQKFVVPIPDNWSHDSDWNIPMKDLTAIIDNAVTKGYSVGWATDVSEPYFSYKNGVAYVPDMDLDQITAENKQTLFTEPKKDKTITEDMRQKALNNLSTTDDHGMHIVGLAKDQTGKEYYMVKNSWGVTNDFAGYIYVTRPYVEYKSTAILVHKNAIPKNILKQLKPTKNIGL, from the coding sequence ATGAAAAATGCCAAAATTGCATCATTACTTTTTGTTTTGTCTGCAGGAAGTATGATGTTTGCCCAAGATGACTTAATCAACAAGTTAAAAAACAACCAATCACAAAATGCTAATTTTCAGTTCACAACGTTAAAAGACGTGGGTGCAACTTCTGTAAAGAACCAAGGTTCTTCAGGAACTTGCTGGAGTTACTCCGGAAACTCATTCCTTGAATCTGAAATGCAGAGAATGGGCAAAAAACCTGTAGATCTTGCTGAAATTTTTACAGCAAGAAACTCTTATCATGATAAAGCAAAATTATACGTTCTGAATAATGGAGCTATCAGCTGGGGTGACGGAGGAGAACTTCACGATGTGATCAATATGTACAAGAAATATGGAGCGGTTCCTCAGGATGTTTATACGGGATTAAAATCCGGACAGACTACAAACAACTTCAAAGAAATGCAGGAGAAACTGAAACCGGTTCTTGATAGTTTAGTTCAGGCTTCTTCAAAAGGAAAACTGACAGATAACTGGATGGATTCCGTAGATGCTATTCTTGATGAGTATTTAGGAAAAGTACCTGCTAACTTCACCTATGAAGGAAAAAACTACACGCCAAAAACATTTGCTAAGGAAGTAGTAGGAATTAATCCTGAAGATTACGTAGAATTATCTTCTTATAAAGACTATCCTTATTTCCAGAAATTTGTAGTTCCGATTCCTGATAACTGGAGCCACGATTCTGACTGGAATATTCCGATGAAAGATCTTACAGCGATCATTGACAATGCAGTAACTAAAGGATATTCTGTAGGTTGGGCAACCGATGTTTCTGAGCCTTATTTTTCTTACAAAAACGGGGTAGCTTACGTTCCGGATATGGATCTTGATCAGATTACCGCAGAAAACAAGCAGACATTGTTTACTGAACCTAAAAAAGATAAAACCATTACTGAAGATATGCGTCAGAAAGCGTTGAACAACCTTTCTACAACGGATGACCACGGTATGCACATCGTAGGTTTGGCAAAAGACCAGACGGGTAAAGAATATTATATGGTGAAAAACTCATGGGGAGTAACCAATGATTTCGCCGGATATATTTATGTAACAAGACCTTATGTTGAATACAAATCAACGGCTATTCTTGTTCACAAAAATGCAATCCCGAAAAACATCTTAAAGCAATTGAAGCCAACTAAGAATATTGGTTTATAG
- a CDS encoding ASCH domain-containing protein has product MSQITTYWIQFLNSLNGSSSELPELAGFFHFGGKEDATSIAKLVISGIKTATGSLLWVFESENNPVPSVGEYNIITDSDDRPVCIIETI; this is encoded by the coding sequence ATGTCTCAAATCACAACATATTGGATACAATTTTTAAACAGTTTGAACGGTAGTTCGTCAGAATTACCAGAATTAGCAGGTTTCTTTCATTTTGGAGGAAAAGAAGATGCAACATCTATTGCAAAACTTGTCATATCCGGTATTAAAACGGCTACGGGTTCATTGCTTTGGGTGTTTGAGTCAGAAAATAATCCAGTTCCTTCGGTAGGAGAATATAATATCATTACAGATTCTGACGACCGTCCGGTCTGTATTATTGAAACTATATAA